DNA from Quercus lobata isolate SW786 chromosome 1, ValleyOak3.0 Primary Assembly, whole genome shotgun sequence:
ttttcttttttttccttttacaacCGATTACatctaattattaaaaaactacattttaggattaaaataaaatttataaatgccataaataaaattaaaaaaaaaaaaacaccaaaatataaaagaatgtGGATTTTTGAGCCTTTcctttaacaaaaataaataataataataataacctaaCACAAAAAAATGTGATCCTTTTACcgcaacaaaaataaataaaaactattaaaattttgtaatttgttttgttatagATCTATACTAAGTGGCTACATTTTAGGACTATCATAAACACATAACAAAACCATGTccttttttcacaaaaaaaaaaacccacatccaTTTTTacttacataaaaaattttattccataaaaaatgttatgtagAGTTTCTTGGTTTTAAAGGTAATTGTTAAATCCTGAATTTAAGctcttttttactattgttaTGGGTGTGCAGTAagtggctaaattttaggattgaAGATAAGTAGATAACTTCCatcaataaatcaaaattttctcttaaaaaaatataagaaacaatTGAGGAAAGAtgtgtaaataaaattttggataaatGAATCATTTAAAAATGAAGAACTCTTTTTCTATACttcactaaaaacaaaaaccaaaaaaaaaaaaaaaaagtttagatatATATGCCCACAAATACGAGACTAAATTCAAGATTTAGATCTTCTAGATTTCCTAGGGTACTCTACTAATAGATTTCTTTAAATTCTAACCactcttttatgatttaaagGTCTAGATTTTACTATGTCAGCATTTCCctaacaatactcttaaaataataaaataatgttgcaaacaaaTCAATTAAGATTATTATTAGTGGAATATTGACATGCCAAAATctagaccattaaatcattaaagaatggttaagatttaagaaaatctatttGGTAGAGTACTCTGAAAAATCTAGAAGATCTGAATCTTTGAATTCAatattgataatatatatatatatatatatatataatatagatttTAACTCAGtattgatgaaaaattatttcatctgCAAACATATAATATGAATAATACTCATCAAGGAGCGGCAAATTTGTCTTTATTTAGATGAAGTTTCCTCTTGTTATTTTACATCTTTTCATCATATGATTATGTTTAGCATAAATGTATATGAATGAGATTGCTTGTTCTAAAGATGATGTTAAATATGACCATTAATTattgagaaatgctatatttacaacacttttataacaaattctaagtggcaaattgttattaattagtTGTTACTGataggcaaaaaaataaataaaaatttagtagtgagtttcaaattagaactagtaacaatttatcacttaagatttgtcgtgaaaatgttgtaaatgtaACACTTCTCTTAATTCCTAGGATAGTAGGAGACTAATTTATGGAACATGCAAGATGAGTGTTTAacacattttcttgtgttttcttGATTTTATCCATAAATAATTAACTGTTCTAGTATAAATCTCTCAATCTATGTTATGATTATTGTTATATATGTGAGCCTCCATTATGAGATTCTCCATCTAGGGGGAATGTCCAAACACTCTTCAAGCTCCTTGGGTTGTGGTTCTCATAGAATGAGAATTTAGGAGATGCATTCACTTGTGTGGTCCTGTATTGTTCTTAATTCAACCATCATCAAACAACGAACCACTAGACGGTGGGATCTAACTAGATGATAATATAAAATCAAGTGTACGGTTGCATTGAGTTACATCGAAATTTAGAGTACATCAACTTTCTATCAGTTCACCATTTTTCGAgtacattttcaaaaccaaaaatgaTTTTCAATTTGTCCAAATTTATCAAATAATCAAAACTATTGATATCATCCCATGTGTATCATTGCTTATACATATGCATGAAATCATAGGACATGTGTCCACAAATTTGTAGTAACTATAATATTTCTATACAATATGAAGGATAGAGCAAACTCTTTTCATGTCAATCAACGGAGAAGGTGTCACGTATATATCTCAttcactttttctttgttccatCTCAATTCCATGAATTTGTCAAACCCTCCACTTAAAAGATAGCAATCCTAGGTATACTTAAGAGGTATTTTGTTGCTTTTACTACTTGCgaaatatgatttaatttctaaattacCTGATCAGCTGGCTTCTAGTCCCCAAGCTTTTAACCCTGAGGTTTGGGAAGCCTTCTGGCTATACAATATCAAAAATACGAAAATTATACGTATATGAAGGAAACAGTACATGCATAGCTAGCATGAATTACATGGAAATATTCCTAGTGAACAAGGCGTAGTCCCCACATTGCTTCTCATAACTTGCTGTTGCATCACTAGCACAGAGGCAGAGCTACCAAGATCTCCAGAAGTGAGATAGTCACCAATCACACCTAGTTCCTGATTTGCACTCCACTTTGTTAATCCCTCAAGGAGTACTGGATTTATCCCATGTTTCCTTCCCACAATCCAAAGGTCATACGATTCAGAATTCATGGCCTGAATAGCTGCAATAGTATCATCTCCATCCCTCACCACCACCTCTCTATAAACCACCCtatcatttttctcatttttaaccCAAAACCATGTAACTAACCCATCATCAAGCTTTTTCTCCATCTCATTATCTCCATTAAAGTTATAGGAAAGAAAGCGTATCACAGTAAGAGAGATGCTCCGGTTCCCAGCCATTCTATCTGCAAAAACAAGAGCTTCTCGAGCATCTGCTCCTcctaaaaatagcaaaacaaaatgGTGGTGGACAGAATTCTCCGTGGATATGGCTGGAATAGCCCTTTGAAAATTACCTTTGTCAAAAAGAATTCCAACAGAACAAGGTGCATGAGCTAAGACATTGGAGTTCACAGACCTGACTCCAGCTAGTACAATTTCTGCTCCTCCAATATCCCAGTGTTCCTTGTGGAATGGTAAGATGACGAGAGTAGCTTTGCATTCAAGAGCAAGCTTGCAAATATCTTGGAACATGGTTTTTTTCGGTGACACAGCTGTGAATGTACGGAGATTGAGGTAAGCATTTTGGCTTTCCTGATAAAGCTTTAGGGCACCGAGGATAGCCTCAGAGGATCCATATTTGGAAGGCAATTTCTGTTCTTCGTGATCTATAAACAAGGGGGCAGCACGACCAACAAGCTCAATGAGATGGAGAGCAAAGATTGAGAATGGGCTAGTGACAGTAGGATTGGAGACCTCAACAAGTTTGATGAGGCCATTCACGCTTTCCAGGTCATGCATGCATAGAACTATACGAACTTCATTTTCTGGAGAGGTATGTTGAATGGTTCTCCTTTTATTCACCATGTATGGCTTTGTTGGATCATAGAGGATGCTGATCAAAGCTGTACATGTTCCAGTCACCGCTGCTGTTAATAGTATTAGCAAAGAGAAACCTGGCTGACCTATAATCTGTATGCATACATCCAAAACCGCAAAGcaagagagatgagatgagaacggccaaaaaaaagaaaaaaaaaaagaaagaaagaaggtaacttacattttcttcttaaaaaaaaaataaaaaaatctatttcgtAGAACGTCAATTGCATGTTTGCATGTAATTTGGaaacttttcagttttggtAAAGAAGTAAAACACAAGTGAAATTGCATTTAATTGGTTAGACGAGCAAACTtgatttatttacattttttttttcaaagaaaatgaaaactaaaaacattttggataaaatatttCTATGGACATAATATGATTCACAATCACTAATATGACTTGTTATATAGTTGATGCATAATAAACACGATATTGGCATTAGATCCAAATAAAAGCAACGTTTTAATCGTAATAAGCTGTGTTAATAGTTAGTGAAAAAAATCAGTaccctttatatatgtatatattgagTGTGAGAGAGCATACCACTTTATCCATCCAATGGAGATATAATAAAATCTCGACTTGGCCTCTTAAGCTCAAAATGAAGCTCAGAGTGAAACTCTCTCTTAATGGGACGTTAACGAAGACAGCAGCCATGGCGGTCACAAGCAGCTTGGAAAAGTAGCCAATCAGAGCCAGAGCAAACAATGGCGATAAGTGCACCCAGCCAACAGCAGCCATGGAATATACATCTGTGGTAAtcccaataaaaataaatgcaattgGCATGAGCAACTCAAAAATAAGAGTTTCACACCTTGCCACAAGGGTCGATCCCAGTGGAGGGCCATCCGGTATAACCAGTCCCAACATCATTGGCCCTGTAGCAATGGCGACCCCAAAAAAATCTGTGAGAAACCCCATAActaaaaccaataacaaaattGCAACCACATAGCCTTGATCAACTGGATCCCCTTCAGGAGTATGGTCAACGATCCACTGCATTCCTCGCCCAACGAAAATGACACAGAAAGCCACTAAAACCGCCAAAGATATCAAATACCATAACGCAGCCATGGGCTTTGTTTCCCCTTGTTTTGCTGCCTCAAACGCATAAAAAGCATTAAGCCCTATTGCATCGCAAATCATCGACGTGGATAGTGACATTCGTCCAACCTCGGAGCTTAGGAGATTTAGCTCTTCAAGAATAGTATATATGCACGGAAATGATGTTATAGCCATGGAAGAAGAAATTGCTCCAATCGAAGCAAATTTTGCAAGATCTTTATCCATGGACTGGCGCATAATCATTGCAGCAAGTACAACTATTATTAAGGGAAACACCATTCCGGCAAATGCAATATACATTTCCTTTTTTCCTGCTTTTTTTACTAGGGATAGATCCATTTTCACACCGATCACAAAACCGAAATACATAAAACCCATTAGTCCAATATTTCTCAACACGTATTGGGTATTATCTGGGAACATACATGAGAAGAACTTTTTGTTGTGGCCTAGAACGGAGGGACCGATGATTATACCGCCCTTGACAACATTaaatcatcaacaacaaaaaatactgAAAGTTAGTGGCTAGAAATATATGTGCTTTTAATACAAGGCTAAACTTCCAACTTaattagacccaaaaaaaaaaaaaaaaaaaatctctagcTATAAAGTATGTATCATAacattcatgaaaaaaaaaaaaaaaaactaaaactaaaactaaaacttaCAATGATCTCTGCGACAATCCTAGGCTGTTTGAGAGGCTTCAAAAGAAAGCGAAGGATCTGAATGATAACGATAACAAGGGTTATCTCAAGCAACAATAGTGTGAAGGAGGAATTCAAGGGATTCTCTCCATAAAAAATGCCATAGGGGTGAGTGCTTTGAATGCTATGGCAAGTGAGAATCATTTCGGGAGATTGGATGACATTAGTAGGTGCATGCAACTCAGCCACCTGAACTTTCATGGTGCTACGAAAGCCGTCAGAATGGTTACTAGGAGCCAAAGAACGATAGATTGGATAAACCCTAACCATCAGAATAAtgcaaaatcaacaaaattgagagagagagagagagagacagagagacagagagaagaGCTGCCAGGGATGTGGACATGCTTTAAAAGAGGGTGAAGAcatggagaaattataaggtccttGGTGGACCACGTCATTTATCCATTATTTCATTAAAagacttccacttgtttaaaattgctgagttagtaatcagttttttttattaaatttttttaacttaataattttaaatatgtggAAGTCATTTAATGGAATGGTGGACCACGTCACTTATTCAATATGAGGACCTTATAGTTTCTGGAAGAGTTGAACCTTATTTTAACGGTTGAACATTTCTATGATTCCATAAAATCAATGCTCTTGGATACAATAAATTGAAAAGATTgttttttctcaaccaaaaaaaaagaaaaaaaaaaagaaaagaagaaaagatggtTAAATTTATTAGGGTGGTGTAATGGATTCAATAAATTTTGCTATATAAGtcttaacaaattttttaccaattaaaaaaaaaaaaaaatccttgacCAAATCctaattttgatcattttttttttggtaaatattatatattcttGTCAACAAATTGTGGTGATCTAATCTTCTAAAAATGGAAGTTTCTATTATTGctattaataaaagaattatatgTTGATTTGCTTAATTAAgtaagtcaatttttttttatagattcccgttagttcaattggtaaagtctcttatgATTGAATATGAGATTTGCGGTTTAATCTCCGCTTAGTTATCATTAGGAGTAAACATCATTgtttgaaactctctcaaaaaaatttaaaaaaaaagtttttttttacctaGTTAAGGAGAATACTAAGTTACTAACTAGAAGTACAGGGGCATTGACCATTGAACTAtagtagagaaaaaaaggaTTAAACAGAGCGGGACCACTGAAAATGGGCCGTGGCCCATTCCATAAAACCAAAAGATATGATGGGGGCCCAAAGCATTGGGCCCCCATACTCTGCCATAAGAGGATAATGATTTTCCTCAAAAGAAGGCGGCTTTTACGTTGGTGGTAGCGGAGAGAATTTATTTGTGTTCAGGTGTGTTATTATATATAAGGTTTTTATAGCCATCACCATTTGTCAGGGTacaaaattaaatgaatgaaagaatGCAGGACCCTGAGTCATTGAGCCCATCCTCTATAGTCTTTATTATGTATTGTTTGGACCACTCTTGTCCttaatatctttatttattttctttttaatacatCTGCCCAGTTGTTGTGAACTTTATTTCCAATATATTGGACTagtgaaatttttattaaagttgagtttcaattattttagcttttacCATGGCTTTTAAGTAGAGTTTGTAGTGTATTTTTATGATAgaactcatttctctctcccttttgtgtttatatttgtttataaaaaaaaaaaagttttcacaagttttttcttttttttaagagaatttcaATCTATGACGTTCGTTctttataatagttttttattatcgaatcaagacaccaattagtttttagtgtttcttattcaattatcagagatttcacaaataaatatatatacacatttgaATGTAACCGACTTCTAGGGTTGTTAAAAACGTTATAGAAGAACTCAATTATGACAACACATAAAAAGATGTTCAAAGGTTAATTTTGACAGTGTCTCTTGACCAAACCTTAACAATGGGTTGGCAACGAGAAAAATATGATAGCGATTAGCATGGCTTTTTGTTCGGAAAAAATAGGAGGTAACTGTCAAAACCAATCTGGCAACTTTCCATATTATGTAAAGCATACATCATGAAGTAACCGCTAAGAAGTAAAAACTTTGAGCCCTTTTTGATATCCAACCATTTCTCATAGGCTTTTTACAGTGCTGATGAAAAGTAAATAAGGTCTTGCAAGTCCATACGGGAAAACTTTTTTAAAGGTTCACGGAGTGGTTTATCATGAATCTGATTTAATagttcagtttcagtaaaacaataattttttttacaaattctaaATTGCAAGATGttattaatagataaaaaaataatatcaagaGTGGATCTAAGttataactaataataacttattaattatataatttgttatgaaattataGTGAAAATGTTCTAAATGTAACATTACCCGTTCAGTTTCCTACACTCACAATTTGTGTAATAATTTTTATCACGTTAAAGTGGTCAAACATTTTTTCTCACTATCAAACCCGTCATAAAACAAAAGTTGTTCTTAGACTCTCcctatcaaaaataataatcacaTGTTGATAAGCAGTATATCTTTCTAACGTGTaagggtaatttttttttttttttttagagagtttcaatctatagcatcagatgatattttttatcatcaaattaaaacactaattagtttttggtgtagacgagAATTGAACTCTAGatttcttatacaaccatcagagactttactagttaagtTAACTGAAATCTACTTCCAATGCGTAAGTTAGATGACAAAGCTACGAGAAGTATGCATAACTGTTAATGtgaaaaaataacatattttggTTAACATAATTCATGTTGAGGATAATAATTCCAATAAAATAGTGATTAGGTAAGACTAACCATCAGGAATCATCATTACATGACTGAATTACTAAAAATTAGTAGTAATGTAATTTCACTGGCAAATGCTTTCGTTGCCAAAAATCATCTTAATCACAACCAAATCCATCTTGATGGGACTTTCACTTTATAAACAGagatatttcaaaaaaaaaaaaaaaaattgggtagaAACAGAAATATTAATTGCTAAGACCATAATATTGCTTATTAAGCTGCCTACTTTAAATGAGATGGACCTTTAAACATTTGATCTCTTTCTGTTAGGGTCTCCTCCCCAGGTTCTAGAGGTGGTTTGGGCCCTTCTTCCCTATTGATTTATATTAAccttacttacaaaaaaataggtataaaataagttaagatttacaatttttttaaaccacagTTAAAACACTCACATTAgtcaaattatattatttttttattggacatTAGTCAAACTATAATAGCATATAATAGTATCACGGTAAATTTGCATACTCAACTTCAAAAATCATTTAtgataaatttgtataaatttagaTTGTTACTATAATATGTTACTAAATCATTCACAAATTACTACTCACAtgaatctattttttaatatgtttagagtgattactattcacatgaatctattttttaatatgtctttactcataaccaaaaaaaaaaaaagaaaaaaaaagaaaaggaaaaagatgatttgagaaaataataaaaaatgataaaaaaatataataaaaattagataatttaatatgaatgtttttaaaaattgattatattaa
Protein-coding regions in this window:
- the LOC115985041 gene encoding cation/H(+) antiporter 24, yielding MVRVYPIYRSLAPSNHSDGFRSTMKVQVAELHAPTNVIQSPEMILTCHSIQSTHPYGIFYGENPLNSSFTLLLLEITLVIVIIQILRFLLKPLKQPRIVAEIIGGIIIGPSVLGHNKKFFSCMFPDNTQYVLRNIGLMGFMYFGFVIGVKMDLSLVKKAGKKEMYIAFAGMVFPLIIVVLAAMIMRQSMDKDLAKFASIGAISSSMAITSFPCIYTILEELNLLSSEVGRMSLSTSMICDAIGLNAFYAFEAAKQGETKPMAALWYLISLAVLVAFCVIFVGRGMQWIVDHTPEGDPVDQGYVVAILLLVLVMGFLTDFFGVAIATGPMMLGLVIPDGPPLGSTLVARCETLIFELLMPIAFIFIGITTDVYSMAAVGWVHLSPLFALALIGYFSKLLVTAMAAVFVNVPLRESFTLSFILSLRGQVEILLYLHWMDKVIIGQPGFSLLILLTAAVTGTCTALISILYDPTKPYMVNKRRTIQHTSPENEVRIVLCMHDLESVNGLIKLVEVSNPTVTSPFSIFALHLIELVGRAAPLFIDHEEQKLPSKYGSSEAILGALKLYQESQNAYLNLRTFTAVSPKKTMFQDICKLALECKATLVILPFHKEHWDIGGAEIVLAGVRSVNSNVLAHAPCSVGILFDKGNFQRAIPAISTENSVHHHFVLLFLGGADAREALVFADRMAGNRSISLTVIRFLSYNFNGDNEMEKKLDDGLVTWFWVKNEKNDRVVYREVVVRDGDDTIAAIQAMNSESYDLWIVGRKHGINPVLLEGLTKWSANQELGVIGDYLTSGDLGSSASVLVMQQQVMRSNVGTTPCSLGIFPCNSC